One Neodiprion pinetum isolate iyNeoPine1 chromosome 1, iyNeoPine1.2, whole genome shotgun sequence genomic window carries:
- the LOC124210780 gene encoding translation machinery-associated protein 16, whose product MSMSMKKVLASAKKVMHPNSRKSIAITKKTKRITNREKLKLGNAMKQNLIGEKMLWIQENMLPDVCPYTPQLADELVKKYMARNDEELEQISIKHSIGGRKNRQHASREDILRMTKKNEEAEYDTCGIEIPDIFNPAQCEMLRKWDGELRYLPNFKFTRFGKNHLLKAMRYSVKPAKKSVTKSGDETLDKLMAETHGKDSTDDKVTSNRSGTSDAHSEKDKPCFMEVE is encoded by the exons ATG TCGATGTCAATGAAGAAAGTCCTAGCCTCTGCAAAGAAGGTTATGCATCCGAATAGTCGAAAGTCGATAGCGATAACGAAAAAGACAAAAAG AATAACAAACAGGGAGAAACTGAAACTTGGAAATGCCATGAAGCAGAAtttaattggtgaaaaaatgcTGTGGATACAGGAAAACATGTTGCCTGACGTCTGCCCCTATACTCCACAACTCGCCGATGAGTTGGTAAAAAA GTACATGGCCCGTAACGATGAAGAATTGGAGCAGATAAGTATCAAGCATTCGATCGGTGGCAGAAAAAACAGGCAGCACGCTAGCAGGGAGGACATATTACGCATGACTAAGAAGAATGAGGAGGCGGAGTACGATACATGTGGGATAG AAATACCGGACATATTCAACCCAGCGCAGTGTGAAATGCTTCGAAAATGGGACGGCGAGCTCAGGTATTTgccaaattttaaattcacaaGGTTTGGTAAAAATCATTTGCTGAAAGCCATGCGCTATAGCGTGAAACCAGCCAAAAAATCTGTGACAAAGTCTGGTGACGAGACTCTTGACAAATTGATGGCAGAAACACATGGTAAAGATAGTACAGACGACAAGGTAACGAGTAATAGAAGTGGTACAAGCGACGCACATAGCGAAAAAGACAAACCTTGTTTTATGgaagttgaataa
- the LOC124210776 gene encoding glutamate receptor ionotropic, delta-2 isoform X1, protein MKGKEWLDLALLLVFSVARAASQCVSPSPLGLQLMVEYARWRSLDQLVIFDNLIPKKCQRLYARSLMSCCSEKGMKISIHTTLDEHLTDILPQVFLIRRHRVGTVIFTDGLNLTSPDNILLLASQKQLFNYYISWLIVATKRNDAIIDTLLRVLNIGIDSDLIVATSPLSTSQALNVTNQYLNRTCTGLQRYAKDYRAPKMRRIKNRENSTYNLDYVVQENKTVSFYLCHVYKIRNSENSSLVIDPLGSWNPGTYTLRLPVSVELRNNFHGFPLLVGILNSSSEVQPDNIDEEEMDDILPLLDIMAFVVSGINASIELVPHDKLGTVVNKAWSHLLGDVVSGVVDIGLGNINVNDERQRGMSFTHPIIQSMRNIYFHPPESGSMRDIFLQPFNNRLLGCVAVTCILMVLAMTAINYAGKLALSDETETHTGLGEAGLWCIGIMCMQGSPWSPRSPSGKIALLSCLIFALVIYNAYAGFITSILSVQAVGIKSLADLLFNNYKLGYSGNDDEYIRNANDSNLRELYIKAFNGREAGVDTTSGLQKAAKGGYGFFVSARLARRALRTTLLHNRCSLKELVIPQTFTVVALPMAHTCPYKKIITHSIMRISEVGVLSRISERMLPRMPQCEAPTTFHSARLADVYSAFVILVTGVMTALALGIFERVWSQRKSVREKLTRAIHVHRREGHGHGHGQANDAVSTSRKKVKEDYLEDSENVLSQELGRRVFTSSAAVGSPRIGLQGTSAGGDFSIAGRLRSRGLFPTPGIVGSSDFSGLKLSSPRRRSNVALSPVDDQVSGSNENPEPIIPFHV, encoded by the exons AATGTCAGCGACTTTATGCCCGGTCATTGATGTCCTGCTGCAGCGAGAAAGGGATGAAAATATCGATACATACAACGCTTGACGAACACCTCACAGATATTTTGCCGCAAGTATTTTTGATCCGAAGACACCGCGTTGGGACGGTAATTTTTACGGACGGGCTAAACCTGACATCGCCCGACAATATCCTGCTGttg GCCTCGCAGAAGCAACTCTTCAATTACTACATCTCATGGCTGATAGTGGCAACAAAACGCAACGACGCGATAATTGACACCCTTCTCCGTGTTCTCAACATCGGTATCGACAGTGACCTTATTGTCGCGACTTCACCTCTCTCTACATCCCAGGCTCTAAACGTGACAAATCAATATCTGAACAG GACGTGCACTGGACTGCAAAGATATGCGAAAGACTATCGAGCGCCAAAAATGCGGCGTATTAAAAACCGCGAAAATTCAACGTACAACCTGGATTATGTTGTCCAGGAAAATAAGACGGTTTCTTTCTACTTGTGCCACGTCTACAAGATAAGAAACTCGGAGAATTCGAGCCTTGTAATCGACCCTTTGGGATCGTGGAATCCCGGCACCTACACGCTCAGGCTACCGGTCAGCGTAGAGCtgagaaacaattttcacGGCTTTCCGTTACTCGTTGGAATTTTGAACTCCAGCAGCGAAGTACAGCCCGATAACATTGACGAGGAAGAGATGGACGACATCCTGCCCCTCTTGGACATCATGGCTTTCGTTGTCAGCGGCATTAATGCCAG CATAGAGCTGGTGCCCCATGATAAACTTGGAACCGTGGTGAACAAAGCTTGGAGTCATCTTCTTGGCGATGTGGTTTCTGGAGTCGTTGACATAGGACTGGGAAACATAAACGTGAACGACGAACGTCAGCGAGGCATGAGCTTCACGCATCCCATCATTCAGTCAAT GAGAAACATTTACTTCCATCCCCCGGAATCTGGTTCCATGAGAGATATCTTTTTACAACCGTTCAACAATCGACTGCTAGGATGCGTCGCTGTTACCTGCATCCTAATGGTGCTAGCAATGACGGCAATAAATTACGCAGGGAAACTCGCTCTCAGCGACGAAACGGAAACCCATACTGGATTGGGTGAAGCCGGATTATGGTGCATCGGCATCATGTGCATGCAAG GGTCACCTTGGAGTCCCCGAAGTCCATCTGGAAAGATAGCGCTTTTAAGCTGCCTGATATTTGCACTCGTTATTTACAACGCGTACGCCGGTTTCATCACGTCAATACTTTCGGTACAAGCTGTGGGAATCAAGTCACTGGCGGACCTTCTTTTCAACAACTACAAACTCGGGTACAGTGGAAACGACGACGAGTATATACGG AATGCAAACGACAGTAATCTGCGTGAGCTGTACATCAAGGCTTTCAATGGTCGCGAGGCTGGGGTAGACACCACTTCCGGTCTGCAAAAAGCTGCGAAAGGTGGTTACGGATTTTTCGTAAGTGCAAGATTGGCTCGTCGGGCTCTCCGCACGACTCTTCTTCACAATCGATGCTCCCTCAAGGAGCTTGTAATTCCCCAGACCTTCACAGTCGTCGCTTTACCAATGGCCCACACCTGTCCCTACAAGAAGATCATCACTCATAG CATAATGCGAATTAGCGAGGTCGGAGTGTTGAGCCGAATAAGCGAGAGGATGCTGCCGAGAATGCCGCAGTGCGAGGCCCCGACAACCTTCCACAGCGCTCGTCTGGCCGACGTTTACTCCGCATTTGTCATCCTCGTTACCGGGGTGATGACTGCCCTTGCTCTAGGAATTTTCGAACGAGTTTGGAGCCAGCGAAAATCGGTTCGAGAAAAACTCACCCGAGCGATCCACGTTCACCGGCGAGAAGGTCACGGCCACGGCCACGGCCAAGCGAACGACGCGGTATCGACCTCTCGGAAGAAGGTCAAGGAAGATTACCTTGAGGATTCGGAAAACGTGCTCTCCCAGGAACTTGGGCGACGTGTTTTCACCTCGAGTGCTGCTGTCGGATCACCGAGAATCGGTTTACAGGGAACAAGCGCCGGGGGCGATTTTTCCATCGCAGGGAGACTTCGGAGCCGCGGGTTATTCCCGACTCCGGGTATCGTCGGATCGTCAGATTTTTCAGGCCTAAAATTATCATCGCCAAGAAGACGGAGCAACGTTGCATTGTCCCCTGTGGACGATCAGGTTTCCGGCAGTAACGAGAATCCGGAACCTATTATTCCCTTCCACGTTTAA
- the LOC124210776 gene encoding glutamate receptor ionotropic, delta-2 isoform X2, giving the protein MKGKEWLDLALLLVFSVARAASQCVSPSPLGLQLMVEYARWRSLDQLVIFDNLIPKKCQRLYARSLMSCCSEKGMKISIHTTLDEHLTDILPQVFLIRRHRVGTVIFTDGLNLTSPDNILLLASQKQLFNYYISWLIVATKRNDAIIDTLLRVLNIGIDSDLIVATSPLSTSQALNVTNQYLNRTCTGLQRYAKDYRAPKMRRIKNRENSTYNLDYVVQENKTVSFYLCHVYKIRNSENSSLVIDPLGSWNPGTYTLRLPVSVELRNNFHGFPLLVGILNSSSEVQPDNIDEEEMDDILPLLDIMAFVVSGINASIELVPHDKLGTVVNKAWSHLLGDVVSGVVDIGLGNINVNDERQRGMSFTHPIIQSMRNIYFHPPESGSMRDIFLQPFNNRLLGCVAVTCILMVLAMTAINYAGKLALSDETETHTGLGEAGLWCIGIMCMQGSPWSPRSPSGKIALLSCLIFALVIYNAYAGFITSILSVQAVGIKSLADLLFNNYKLGYSGNDDEYIRNANDSNLRELYIKAFNGREAGVDTTSGLQKAAKGGYGFFVSARLARRALRTTLLHNRCSLKELVIPQTFTVVALPMAHTCPYKKIITHSEVGVLSRISERMLPRMPQCEAPTTFHSARLADVYSAFVILVTGVMTALALGIFERVWSQRKSVREKLTRAIHVHRREGHGHGHGQANDAVSTSRKKVKEDYLEDSENVLSQELGRRVFTSSAAVGSPRIGLQGTSAGGDFSIAGRLRSRGLFPTPGIVGSSDFSGLKLSSPRRRSNVALSPVDDQVSGSNENPEPIIPFHV; this is encoded by the exons AATGTCAGCGACTTTATGCCCGGTCATTGATGTCCTGCTGCAGCGAGAAAGGGATGAAAATATCGATACATACAACGCTTGACGAACACCTCACAGATATTTTGCCGCAAGTATTTTTGATCCGAAGACACCGCGTTGGGACGGTAATTTTTACGGACGGGCTAAACCTGACATCGCCCGACAATATCCTGCTGttg GCCTCGCAGAAGCAACTCTTCAATTACTACATCTCATGGCTGATAGTGGCAACAAAACGCAACGACGCGATAATTGACACCCTTCTCCGTGTTCTCAACATCGGTATCGACAGTGACCTTATTGTCGCGACTTCACCTCTCTCTACATCCCAGGCTCTAAACGTGACAAATCAATATCTGAACAG GACGTGCACTGGACTGCAAAGATATGCGAAAGACTATCGAGCGCCAAAAATGCGGCGTATTAAAAACCGCGAAAATTCAACGTACAACCTGGATTATGTTGTCCAGGAAAATAAGACGGTTTCTTTCTACTTGTGCCACGTCTACAAGATAAGAAACTCGGAGAATTCGAGCCTTGTAATCGACCCTTTGGGATCGTGGAATCCCGGCACCTACACGCTCAGGCTACCGGTCAGCGTAGAGCtgagaaacaattttcacGGCTTTCCGTTACTCGTTGGAATTTTGAACTCCAGCAGCGAAGTACAGCCCGATAACATTGACGAGGAAGAGATGGACGACATCCTGCCCCTCTTGGACATCATGGCTTTCGTTGTCAGCGGCATTAATGCCAG CATAGAGCTGGTGCCCCATGATAAACTTGGAACCGTGGTGAACAAAGCTTGGAGTCATCTTCTTGGCGATGTGGTTTCTGGAGTCGTTGACATAGGACTGGGAAACATAAACGTGAACGACGAACGTCAGCGAGGCATGAGCTTCACGCATCCCATCATTCAGTCAAT GAGAAACATTTACTTCCATCCCCCGGAATCTGGTTCCATGAGAGATATCTTTTTACAACCGTTCAACAATCGACTGCTAGGATGCGTCGCTGTTACCTGCATCCTAATGGTGCTAGCAATGACGGCAATAAATTACGCAGGGAAACTCGCTCTCAGCGACGAAACGGAAACCCATACTGGATTGGGTGAAGCCGGATTATGGTGCATCGGCATCATGTGCATGCAAG GGTCACCTTGGAGTCCCCGAAGTCCATCTGGAAAGATAGCGCTTTTAAGCTGCCTGATATTTGCACTCGTTATTTACAACGCGTACGCCGGTTTCATCACGTCAATACTTTCGGTACAAGCTGTGGGAATCAAGTCACTGGCGGACCTTCTTTTCAACAACTACAAACTCGGGTACAGTGGAAACGACGACGAGTATATACGG AATGCAAACGACAGTAATCTGCGTGAGCTGTACATCAAGGCTTTCAATGGTCGCGAGGCTGGGGTAGACACCACTTCCGGTCTGCAAAAAGCTGCGAAAGGTGGTTACGGATTTTTCGTAAGTGCAAGATTGGCTCGTCGGGCTCTCCGCACGACTCTTCTTCACAATCGATGCTCCCTCAAGGAGCTTGTAATTCCCCAGACCTTCACAGTCGTCGCTTTACCAATGGCCCACACCTGTCCCTACAAGAAGATCATCACTCATAG CGAGGTCGGAGTGTTGAGCCGAATAAGCGAGAGGATGCTGCCGAGAATGCCGCAGTGCGAGGCCCCGACAACCTTCCACAGCGCTCGTCTGGCCGACGTTTACTCCGCATTTGTCATCCTCGTTACCGGGGTGATGACTGCCCTTGCTCTAGGAATTTTCGAACGAGTTTGGAGCCAGCGAAAATCGGTTCGAGAAAAACTCACCCGAGCGATCCACGTTCACCGGCGAGAAGGTCACGGCCACGGCCACGGCCAAGCGAACGACGCGGTATCGACCTCTCGGAAGAAGGTCAAGGAAGATTACCTTGAGGATTCGGAAAACGTGCTCTCCCAGGAACTTGGGCGACGTGTTTTCACCTCGAGTGCTGCTGTCGGATCACCGAGAATCGGTTTACAGGGAACAAGCGCCGGGGGCGATTTTTCCATCGCAGGGAGACTTCGGAGCCGCGGGTTATTCCCGACTCCGGGTATCGTCGGATCGTCAGATTTTTCAGGCCTAAAATTATCATCGCCAAGAAGACGGAGCAACGTTGCATTGTCCCCTGTGGACGATCAGGTTTCCGGCAGTAACGAGAATCCGGAACCTATTATTCCCTTCCACGTTTAA
- the LOC124210776 gene encoding glutamate receptor ionotropic, delta-2 isoform X3: MSCCSEKGMKISIHTTLDEHLTDILPQVFLIRRHRVGTVIFTDGLNLTSPDNILLLASQKQLFNYYISWLIVATKRNDAIIDTLLRVLNIGIDSDLIVATSPLSTSQALNVTNQYLNRTCTGLQRYAKDYRAPKMRRIKNRENSTYNLDYVVQENKTVSFYLCHVYKIRNSENSSLVIDPLGSWNPGTYTLRLPVSVELRNNFHGFPLLVGILNSSSEVQPDNIDEEEMDDILPLLDIMAFVVSGINASIELVPHDKLGTVVNKAWSHLLGDVVSGVVDIGLGNINVNDERQRGMSFTHPIIQSMRNIYFHPPESGSMRDIFLQPFNNRLLGCVAVTCILMVLAMTAINYAGKLALSDETETHTGLGEAGLWCIGIMCMQGSPWSPRSPSGKIALLSCLIFALVIYNAYAGFITSILSVQAVGIKSLADLLFNNYKLGYSGNDDEYIRNANDSNLRELYIKAFNGREAGVDTTSGLQKAAKGGYGFFVSARLARRALRTTLLHNRCSLKELVIPQTFTVVALPMAHTCPYKKIITHSIMRISEVGVLSRISERMLPRMPQCEAPTTFHSARLADVYSAFVILVTGVMTALALGIFERVWSQRKSVREKLTRAIHVHRREGHGHGHGQANDAVSTSRKKVKEDYLEDSENVLSQELGRRVFTSSAAVGSPRIGLQGTSAGGDFSIAGRLRSRGLFPTPGIVGSSDFSGLKLSSPRRRSNVALSPVDDQVSGSNENPEPIIPFHV; this comes from the exons ATGTCCTGCTGCAGCGAGAAAGGGATGAAAATATCGATACATACAACGCTTGACGAACACCTCACAGATATTTTGCCGCAAGTATTTTTGATCCGAAGACACCGCGTTGGGACGGTAATTTTTACGGACGGGCTAAACCTGACATCGCCCGACAATATCCTGCTGttg GCCTCGCAGAAGCAACTCTTCAATTACTACATCTCATGGCTGATAGTGGCAACAAAACGCAACGACGCGATAATTGACACCCTTCTCCGTGTTCTCAACATCGGTATCGACAGTGACCTTATTGTCGCGACTTCACCTCTCTCTACATCCCAGGCTCTAAACGTGACAAATCAATATCTGAACAG GACGTGCACTGGACTGCAAAGATATGCGAAAGACTATCGAGCGCCAAAAATGCGGCGTATTAAAAACCGCGAAAATTCAACGTACAACCTGGATTATGTTGTCCAGGAAAATAAGACGGTTTCTTTCTACTTGTGCCACGTCTACAAGATAAGAAACTCGGAGAATTCGAGCCTTGTAATCGACCCTTTGGGATCGTGGAATCCCGGCACCTACACGCTCAGGCTACCGGTCAGCGTAGAGCtgagaaacaattttcacGGCTTTCCGTTACTCGTTGGAATTTTGAACTCCAGCAGCGAAGTACAGCCCGATAACATTGACGAGGAAGAGATGGACGACATCCTGCCCCTCTTGGACATCATGGCTTTCGTTGTCAGCGGCATTAATGCCAG CATAGAGCTGGTGCCCCATGATAAACTTGGAACCGTGGTGAACAAAGCTTGGAGTCATCTTCTTGGCGATGTGGTTTCTGGAGTCGTTGACATAGGACTGGGAAACATAAACGTGAACGACGAACGTCAGCGAGGCATGAGCTTCACGCATCCCATCATTCAGTCAAT GAGAAACATTTACTTCCATCCCCCGGAATCTGGTTCCATGAGAGATATCTTTTTACAACCGTTCAACAATCGACTGCTAGGATGCGTCGCTGTTACCTGCATCCTAATGGTGCTAGCAATGACGGCAATAAATTACGCAGGGAAACTCGCTCTCAGCGACGAAACGGAAACCCATACTGGATTGGGTGAAGCCGGATTATGGTGCATCGGCATCATGTGCATGCAAG GGTCACCTTGGAGTCCCCGAAGTCCATCTGGAAAGATAGCGCTTTTAAGCTGCCTGATATTTGCACTCGTTATTTACAACGCGTACGCCGGTTTCATCACGTCAATACTTTCGGTACAAGCTGTGGGAATCAAGTCACTGGCGGACCTTCTTTTCAACAACTACAAACTCGGGTACAGTGGAAACGACGACGAGTATATACGG AATGCAAACGACAGTAATCTGCGTGAGCTGTACATCAAGGCTTTCAATGGTCGCGAGGCTGGGGTAGACACCACTTCCGGTCTGCAAAAAGCTGCGAAAGGTGGTTACGGATTTTTCGTAAGTGCAAGATTGGCTCGTCGGGCTCTCCGCACGACTCTTCTTCACAATCGATGCTCCCTCAAGGAGCTTGTAATTCCCCAGACCTTCACAGTCGTCGCTTTACCAATGGCCCACACCTGTCCCTACAAGAAGATCATCACTCATAG CATAATGCGAATTAGCGAGGTCGGAGTGTTGAGCCGAATAAGCGAGAGGATGCTGCCGAGAATGCCGCAGTGCGAGGCCCCGACAACCTTCCACAGCGCTCGTCTGGCCGACGTTTACTCCGCATTTGTCATCCTCGTTACCGGGGTGATGACTGCCCTTGCTCTAGGAATTTTCGAACGAGTTTGGAGCCAGCGAAAATCGGTTCGAGAAAAACTCACCCGAGCGATCCACGTTCACCGGCGAGAAGGTCACGGCCACGGCCACGGCCAAGCGAACGACGCGGTATCGACCTCTCGGAAGAAGGTCAAGGAAGATTACCTTGAGGATTCGGAAAACGTGCTCTCCCAGGAACTTGGGCGACGTGTTTTCACCTCGAGTGCTGCTGTCGGATCACCGAGAATCGGTTTACAGGGAACAAGCGCCGGGGGCGATTTTTCCATCGCAGGGAGACTTCGGAGCCGCGGGTTATTCCCGACTCCGGGTATCGTCGGATCGTCAGATTTTTCAGGCCTAAAATTATCATCGCCAAGAAGACGGAGCAACGTTGCATTGTCCCCTGTGGACGATCAGGTTTCCGGCAGTAACGAGAATCCGGAACCTATTATTCCCTTCCACGTTTAA